The following are encoded in a window of Halorarum salinum genomic DNA:
- a CDS encoding DNA modification system-associated small protein has protein sequence MSTDEADIDDKILELIAEQADEKNIPEDLLIEIYKLEDRMVEMGRREGLPKKLRKILQGYVDEDNEISKS, from the coding sequence ATGAGTACTGACGAAGCCGACATCGACGACAAAATTCTGGAACTCATCGCCGAACAGGCAGACGAAAAGAACATCCCGGAAGACCTTCTCATCGAGATCTACAAGCTCGAGGATCGGATGGTCGAGATGGGGCGGAGAGAGGGACTCCCCAAAAAACTCCGGAAAATCCTCCAGGGCTACGTCGACGAGGATAATGAGATCAGCAAATCATGA